Proteins from a genomic interval of Physeter macrocephalus isolate SW-GA chromosome 21, ASM283717v5, whole genome shotgun sequence:
- the LOC114484678 gene encoding fibrous sheath-interacting protein 2-like: MAMDLYLSNCYNIAQAAAAKAAASSLTADREQCDSSSQKTPIPEVGAAHLLNLPLGVKLPTNLSEKLYQPSYDLNLTDPYCQLLETSYKSLHDPHLKIYYRRKDILRRLKKGGYVTSNNKKMIEKQVINKLYETKRACDNYDNTQFQDWLLQESIQTTPDQELLIKQRYLDMISRELNKLEHMAEKQNILHIKEEER; the protein is encoded by the exons ATGGCCATGGATCTGTACCTCAGCAACTGCTATAACATTGCCCAAGCCGCCGCCGCTAAGGCGGCTGCCAGCAGCCTAACTGCCGACAGGGAGCAGTGCGACTCC AGCTCTCAAAAAACCCCCATTCCAGAGGTGGGAGCCGCTCATCTACTGAATCTTCCTCTTGGGGTCAAGCTGCCTACaaatttaagtgaaaag CTTTATCAACCTTCTTATGACCTTAACCTGACTGATCCTTATTGTCAACTTTTGGAAACCAGCTATAAAAGCCTGCACgatccacatttaaaaatatactatagGCGAAAGGATATCCTGAGGAGATTAAAGAAAGGCGGCTATGTCACCAGCAATAATAAG aaaatgattgaaaaacaagtaataaataaGTTGTATGAAACCAAGAGAGCCTGTGACAATTATGACAATACACAGTTCCAAGATTGGCTGTTACAGGAAAGTATACAAACAACTCCAGACCAAGAGCTATTAATAAAGCAGAG ATATTTAGATATGATTAGTAGGGAATTAAACAAGCTTGAGCACATGGCAGAAAAGCAGAACATACTCCatataaaggaagaagaaagatga